CAGCAGTGTGCGTTGAGCGACCTGTATAGGCTCGGACAATTTCCCGGACGCCTGGGCGAAGACGGCGGAGCATTCGCAGGCCCGTCGCTAAGCCCTTGCGTTGCGGGGAACTGGACTGGAGCTCCGCTTCAACCTGCGGATACTTCTTGAACGCCGCCTCCGAACGCACCTCTGGGGCGTTGTCCGGGTCAGCGACTAAGAAGCGATCCGGCAGCGACAACTTTAGTAGTGTGCGCTGGACCTGGAAGAACTGCTTCGGGAACGACCCCGTGTTGTATGGCAGGTCGTATTCTCGGCAAATCTGCTGAACCTGCTTCGAAATCTGCGCGAGCCTGTTGGATGGCATGTCTGGGAAGAGGTGGTGCTCAATCTGGTAATTCAGATTTCCCGAGAGCACCGACAACGCCAGCCCACCGTGGAAGTTCGCCGAGCCCAGCATTTGGCGCAAATACCACTCACTCTTGTCCTCGGTGTTGTACTGCTCCTTGGTGAAAGTCTCGGCATCATCCGGGAAGTGTCCGCAGAAGATGACAGCGTAGGCCCACAGATTACGGGCGAGGTTGGCCATCATATTCGCAAATGCCACTTCGCGGTAACGCGGACCCGCCATCGCCGGGAAGAGAACGTAGTCCTTGATCACCTGGCGCCCCGACTTGTTGAGAACCTCCATGAGCTGCGGCCGGGCCTCATCCCAGGATTTCTTGCCTGCAAACACACGCCCGAGCTCAACGTCGTAGAAAGCCACTGCCCATTGAAAAAGGCTGGCCAAGACCACGTTTGTCACCGGCTGCAACAGCGTCGATGGCTTCCAACGGCGGTCACGAGTCACCCGGAGAATGCCGTATCCCACATCGTTGTCCATACCTAACACGTTGGTGTACTTGTGGTGGACAAAGTTGTGGGAGTGCTTCCACCCGCTCGATGGGCAGGAATTGTCCCACTCCCAGGTGGCCGAGTGAATCTCGGGGTCATTCATCCAGTCCCACTGACCGTGCATGGTGTTGTGGCCGATTTCGAGGTTTTCCAAAATCTTTGCCAGCCCCAGCGCTGAGATGCCCGCCCATTTGAAACCCCAGTGTGCGGTGTTCTTCCACGACCTCGGCAGCAGCCCCAATTTGTTCAGGGCCATGCCTGCGGTCGGTACCATCAGCAGACCTCGACCAGTCACCTCAAGGGTGCGTTGAATGCGGATGAGCGTGCGGATGTAGCGAGCATCCTTCTGCCCCAGCGAATCGCGGTGTTGCTTTTCGATTTCCGCAAACCGACGCCCAATCTCTGCGACGTCTTCTTCGCTCAAGTGCGCATACGATGCGATATCGGAAATTGCCATGGGAAGGGTCCCAACTCCTTTAGGTAGTTTCTCCTGGTTAATGCAGGTTGAGATAGATGTGGGGCGAACTTACAGTTCGATACGCGCGTGCCCCGCCGGCGCACAGACGCACGTTCGGACCCGCTCGCCCGCCACAAACGTCGCACCGGTGCGGATGTCCCGCGCTGCGCCGTCGGAGAGTTGCTGCACGCAGGTCGCACAAATTCCCATCCGACAGCCGTACGGCAGGTCGACCCCGACGCGCTCGGCCGCCTCCAGGATGGTGGTTGCACCGTCTACGTCGACATCTCCTCGGCTGCCGAAACTCACCGTGCCACCGGCCTCCTCCGCCGCCGAGCGGTCAACGGTGAAACGTTCCGTCCGCAGCTCGGGGAACTCCGACTCAAGGCTTTTCAGCAGTTCAACCGGACCACAAGCATAGGCGCTTGCCGACGATGCCAGCGCTCCAAAGTCAGCAATGATGTCGGTAACCGCAGCAGCGTCAATCCGCGGCTGCGTCTCCGTATTCCAGGCATGCAGGCGATACTTCAACGCGCTAATAGCGCTGCGCTGTTCCAGCTCCCGGAGTTCGTTGACAAACACAGCTTCTGCCTCGCCGCGGTAGGAGTGAATGTGTTCGACTTCCACTGATGCATTGCGAGCTGAAAGATCACGCAGCATGGAAATCACAGGAGTTACGCCGGAGCCTGCGGTAACAAACGCAATACGGGCTGGGAGTGGCTCCGGAAGATGGAAATCCCCAGCCGGGGCAGCCAGGCGGACGACAGTACCCGGTTTTACATTGGCGACGAGATGTTGGGACACGTAGCCGTCGTTGAGTGCACGAATGTTGATAGTCAGCAGCCCATCATGAGGCCGCGGTGCATTTGTCAGTGAGTAGGAACGCCACAGGTATTTCCCCTTGACCTCTACGCCGAGTCCAATGAACTGACCTGACTTGAAGTCTGTTGGCATCCCCCAACCCGGACGGATTATCAACTCTGCTGAAGTAGGAGATGTGGGATTAATGGCCTCAATCTGACCGCGCAGCTCGCGACTTGACCACAGCGGATTTAGCAACTGCGTGTAGTCATCGGGCAAAAGTGGCGTGGATAAATGCTTGAATACCCGGGAAACTTTGGTCTTAAGTCCCATTCTTGACCCTCCTGACTGTCACGGGAGAACAAGTAATAACACTGTTCATCAGCGGGCAATCCCCGCCCAATCCATTATTACGTGCCCGTAGGTTACTTAGACGTAGACTACGGAGTGGTAAGTTATTGGTCAAGAGAAGCAAATGATTTTGACACAAATAGCGAAATTGTCATTACCCCCGCTTTCCTGCGAAGCGCCCCCTTTGACATGGAGCTTATCCACACAAAACAATCCCGCCTTATATACCCCCGCAGAAAAAACTTGTGCCATACAAAAAGGGACTGGGTTCCAAACCCAGTCCCCTTCTTCAACACCAAGCACGCGCTACTACAGGAAGTCGACCACCATGCCGAGCTCAGCTACGTCATACCACGCCAGCGGAATCTCCAGCGCATCGCCGACAGTGAGCTCCGCATCCTCGTCACCGAGATCTGCCTTATCGACGGCTTCAATTGCAGCCTCAACCTTGCTTTCCGCCTCTTCCACATCAATGTGGAGCGCTGCAACGTCGGCAAGCGAAATTGGGCCGCCGACCTTAACCACAGCATCGCCCATATCCGACTGCGGTTCCGCCTCCACATCGACGGAAATGACTACTCGGCGGTGCGGGAACTTCTCTTCTGCAGCATCGAGCAGACGGAGCGACGCACGCGCAGCCTCATCAAAGGCCACATCTGCCAGTTCCTCATCATCGCCCTCAGTAAAGAAATCGCGCAGCGCCTCAGTGACAGCAAAGCCCCAACCACCGCGGGCGTGGAAGAGCTCATCCTCCTTCAGCGCCTCAAGCATGGAGAAAGTCGCTGGGATATAGACACGCATTAGAACTCGCCCTCGAGCCCCAGTAGACCGGCAATCTCGACCACTGCGCGGTCGAACTGCTGATAGAAGACTCCCACCATGCCGTTAGAGACGGCAGCATGGATGTTCTCAATCGAATCATCCACCAACACACAGTCCCGTGCCGGCAGTTCAATAGCCGCAGCAGCTGCATTAAAAGCCTCTGCCGAAGGCTTCTCATGGCCAATTTCACCAGAGAGCACAACTGCGTCTACCAGGCCCTCATCTTCGAGCTTGCGAATCGGATCCGCTGATGGGCCACCTGGGTCATTCGACAGGACTGCCAGGCCAACACCATTTGCACGCGCCTCTACCAGCAAATTACGCCAACGTGCCTGGTCTTCATCCGTACCGTCGAGGACACCACAGTAATCGATAATCATTCCGCGCATGGCCTGTAGTTTATCGCATGACCTGCACGTTTGCCTTTTTTCCAGTTCAGCGTGTTAATTGGCTGTTCGTTACGCCAATTTATAGACGACCAGAACGGCTTTGACGGAAACCTATAGGGCTATTAACAGCGAGACACTCAGCCCACTTCGCGGCTGCATCTTCTCCCCACCCCCATGCCAGCCGTGAATTCCCCTTCACAAGCTGCACACTTAAAGCACTTGTAGGACAATGGTCTTCAGCAAGGGGGGAACTTGCCAATGGAGAGTTTTTAGGGGGATTAATCCATGGCACCTACGTCTCACGTACCAACATCGCAGGCGCCGATGCCTTACGCGCTGTCGCACGCCGCTGAGAACCGATCCAGTGACAGGGAATTCATCGAACCAGCAACGGGCTTTTCGCTTCTCCACACAATTCAACTTGGCCAGTCAGCTAATGCCGCCACTTCTCCAACCGCAAAAGTGGCACCGACCTATAGCGGATGTTCCGTTGCTTCCGGGACCGCTGTCATGACGGCATTACCGCCCGCCGTGGCCACTCCTGCGGCAAAAAAGACGCCGCAAACACCGCACGTCGTCCAGCACTGTGAGCAGAATCTGAGACAGGAGCTTGGCACGATTACTCGCCGCGTCTTCGACATTATCGCGGGTCGCCGGCGAGTCAACGATTTGCGTCGTATCAACATCGACCCGATTATTCACGCTGCGATACTCACGCTGTCGAAAAACACCAGCCTCAAAGGTGTCGCGTTGCAATCCTTCCACGCCAGCGCTTCAGCGGACGGCAAAAAGGTCGAATTCCTGGGTAGTTGCCGTGTCGGTCCGCGCGTTCGCGCGTTCACGGGCACGTTCCGCCGCGGAACAGCAAAAACGCGGCCATGGATTATGACCGCGTTTCGTGTGCTTTAGTGCTTAGCGACGGCGCTTGCGAGCCGCCTTCCGACGCTGCGCCCGGTTGCCCTCACGCTCTTGATCCATGCGCTGCTGCTCTGCACTGCCGTCCTCGCTGGGGCCGGAGTAGGTCATCTGCTGATTTTTCTCAGCAGCTTCCGTTGGCAGAGCCGGAGCCTGGTTTTCCTGCCCCTCAGTGTTTTCCACTGCGGGCATAACCTGCTTACGGATTAGGAACAGCTGACGAACCGATTCTTCCTTGATGCCGTCCATCATCGCGGTGAACATGTCGTAGCCCTCACGCTGGTACTCCACCAGCGGGTCAGCCTGGGCCATGGCGCGCAAGCCAATGCCCTCCTTGAGGTAGTCCATCTCGTAGAGGTGCTCGCGCCACTTCTGGTCCATGACGTTCAGGATGGTGAAGCGCTCAATGTTGCGCATCTGGTCGTCGCCACCAATTGCGGAAACCGCATCCTCAAGCTGGTCGTAGCTGGCGGAGATATCCGTGTGCAGAGCCTTGGACAGCTCATCGGCCGAGAGGTCACCCGGGGTACCGAAGTCAGAGCCATCGATGAGCTCCTGCGCCGTAAACGTCGGGCTGTAGAGCTGCTCAAGGGCATTCCACAGCTCGTCGAGGTCCCAATCCTCCACGTAACCGTCAGCGGTGGCACCGTTGACATACGCGTCGACGACATCGTCCTGCATGTCGCGAACCTGAGTCTTCAAATCCTCACCTTCGAGGATGCGACGGCGCTCAGCGTAGATGACCTTACGCTGCTGGTTCATAACCTCGTCATACTTCAGAACATTCTTACGGATTTCGAAGTTCTGGCTTTCCACCTGAGCCTGAACGCTCTTAATGGAGTTGGAGACAACCTTGGAGTCAATAGGAACGTCATCCGGGACATTCAGAGTGTTCATCAGCGCTTCCATGCGCTGGCCGTTGAAGCGAACCATGAGATCATCGCGCATGGACAGGTAGAAGCGGGTAACACCCGGGTCACCCTGACGACCGGTACGACCACGCAACTGGTTGTCAATGCGGCGCGACTCATGGCGCTCAGTGCCCAGGACGTAGAGTCCACCGGCCTCACGTACCTTGTCAGCTTCTTCCTTCGACTGCTGACGAACGCGCTCAATCTCAGCGTCCCACGCCTCTTCGTACTCTTCCGGAGTTTCCACCGGGTCCAGACCACGAGAGCGCAGATTCAGGTCAGCGATGATGTCCGGGTTACCGCCCAGCACGATGTCAGTACCACGACCGGCCATGTTAGTTGCCACGGTAACGCCTCCGAGACGACCCGCCACCGCAACAATCTCAGCTTCCTTCTCGTGGTGCTTTGCATTCAGCACAGAATGAGGAATACCTTCGCGCTGCAGGAGCTTGGAAAGGTACTCGGATTTCTCGACTGATGTCGTACCAACGAGAACTGGCTGGCCCTTTTCATGGCATTCGCGGATGTCCTCGACAACAGCGGCGAACTTTGCCTCCTGCGTCTTGTAAATCAGGTCGGGCAGATCCTCGCGCTGCTTCGGGCGATTCGGCGGGATCGCCATGACGTTCAGCTTGTAAATCTGGTGCAGCTCAGCCGCTTCAGTCTCAGCCGTACCGGTCATACCGGACAGCTTGTCGTAGAGGCGGAAGTAGTTCTGGAGCGTGACGGTTGCCAGCGTCTGGTTCTCGTTTTTAATCTCCACCCCTTCCTTGGCCTCAATTGCCTGGTGCATACCCTCGTTATAGCGACGGCCTGCCAGCACACGACCGGTGAACTCATCGACAATGAGAATCTCACCATTACGGATAATGTAATCCTTGTCGCGGGTGAACAGCTCCTTGGCCTTCAGGGCATTGTTCAGGTAGCTGACCAGCGAGGAATTTTCCGGAGCATACAGGTTTGAAATACCCAGCTGATCCTCAACGAATTCAACACCCTCTTCACGAATACCGATGGTGCGCTTACGCTCATCGACTTCGTAGTGAATGTCGCGCTTCATACGCGGCACAATCTTGGAGAACGCCAGGTACCAGTGCGGATCGCCATCCGCCGGACCGGAAATAATTAACGGGGTACGGGCCTCGTCAATCAGAATCGAGTCAACCTCATCGACGATGGCGAAGTGGTGCCCACGCTGCACCAAATCGTCGAGCGAATGCGCCATATTGTCGCGCAGGTAGTCAAAGCCGAACTCATTGTTCGTGCCGTAGGTGATGTCGGCAGCATAGGCCTTGCGGCGCTGGTCCGGGCTGAGCTCAGAGAGAATCACCGAGGTCTCAAGCCCCAGGAAGCGGTGGACTCGACCCATCCACTCCGCGTCACGCTTAGCCAGGTAGTCATTAACCGTAACGACATGAACGCCCTTGCCTGCCAACGCATTGAGGTATGCGGGCAACACACAGGTCAGGGTCTTACCTTCACCAGTACCCATTTCGGCAACGTTGCCGAAGTGCAGTGCCGCACCGCCCATAACCTGGACGCGGTAGTGCTTCTGACCCAGCACGCGCCAGGATGCCTCACGCGCCGTGGCGAAAGCATCCAGCAGCAGATCGTCTACATCGGCACCGTCAGCCAGCTGCTTCTTAAACTCCTCGGTCTTGGCGCGGAGTTCATCGTCTGAAAGAGCTGCGTACTCGTCTTCCTTGGCGATGACCTGATCTGCAATATTGCCAAGCCTCTTGACAGCGCGGCCTTCACCAATGCGGAGCAACTTGCTGAGCGAAAACACTAAATTGGGACCTTTCCGGCCGATTCACGTCGAACTTTAATGTGCAACGGTTGATTATACGACGAACCCGCCTTCCCTTCTAAGAGAAGACGGGCTCATGTGAGCAATTACTTACCAATACACAGCTCTGTGCGGCATTGCGTGCTCTTTTTGATGAAGACTTACTTCTCGTCTTCCTCTGCCAGCTCAATCAGACCGTAGTCGTATGCGTGACGACGGTAGACCACGGACGGACGAGAGGTTGCCTCGTTAACGAAGAGGTAGAAGTCGTGACCGACGAGCTCCATCTCAGACAGAGCATCTTCGACCGTCATCGGAGTTGCGGAGTGCTGCTTGGTACGCACAACCTGGCCCGGACGTACGTCCTCAACCAGATCCTCGTACGGATCAGCCTTTTCCGGAGCCGCTGCCTCAGCCTCTGCAACCAGCGAAGCAGTTGCCTCGCCGACGGACATCGGTGCACGGTGGCCAGAACGGCTAATCTTGCGGCGAGCCTTCACCTTACGCAGGGAGCGCTCCATCTTGCCCAGAGCAGACTCCAGTGCAGCGTAGAAGCTATCTTCCTTCGCCTCCGCACGAGCCAGGTGCCCCTTGCCAGTAGCGGTGATCTGAATACGGTCAGAGCGGTCTGCACGGCGCGGATTCGGCTCGTGCTGGAGCTCCACGTGGAAGAAGGTCAAAGTCGGGTCGAGGCGCTCAATCTTCGCCAGCTTCGCCTTAACACGATCTGCGAAGTGCTCTGGAACCTCAACATTGCGCCCGGTGATGGTCACCTGAGCGTTCGGGCTGAGTACCTCGTTGTTGTCAGCAGGTGTGGACACTTGCTACCTACCTCCCGGTATGGCCACCGCCCTTCCGTGAGCGGGATTACTCACGGCGTCTACGGTGACGAGTCTTTCTGCACCCCCAGGATACAGTTCCGGGGGTAACCAATGCCACGTTCCCCTCGTTTATTTTTCGCTTGCCGACGACACCCCTGCGTCTACGCCCGGGCGAGTACCAACACCATGTCGATGCGAATCCCCAATGACGCTGCCACCAACTCGGTTTCCGCTGCAGTGGCACCAGTGGTGGCCACATCATCAACCAGAATCACTGTCACCTGGGCACACCGTTGTCGCAGCTTGCCACTAATTCCGTGCTTGAATTGCGTCAGCGGCACAATGTGGCCAGAAAGGTTTCGTCTGCGTTGAGAAGCCCCAAGCTCCGCGGAATCCCGCGTGCGCTCAGCAATGCGCACCAGGGGCAATACCGAACTAGAGGGGAGCTGACTGCAGGCAAAGTCGCAGGCAATTGTTACCGGATCCCCACCCCGTTGTCGACGGGATGACAATCTTGTCGGCGCGGGAATCAAAATGACGGGGGTAATTTCCGGGGGCATTATATGGCCGTCTGAGGCCAGCCTTCGTACCGCAGCGGCGAACACGGCCCCCATGATTCGTCTGGCTTCACCACTGCCCCGTTCTTTGGCCGACAAAATGAGATGTCTCCTCGCACCGGAGTACGGACCGCAGGTCCACGCTGCTGCGCGTAACGCAGCCCGCGGTGAAAACCGCACTGGAGGTTGCTGAAGATCGTCCTTGCAATCACGACACAGCGTCCCGGAGCAGCCGCACACCGGGCAGGTTTCCGGTATCACGAGGCCAATCGCATCGCGAGTGACGTCGTAAAGCACGCGCAGTACATCCTGCGATGATTTCCCCTGCGCCATTGATCCCCTCCCCGATTTGCGCTTACTCCACAGACACCGGAGCCATTCGACCACGCGCACCCGGAACCTGGCGCCAGAACTGCTGTTGCCCCTCGCTGGAGATCAGCTCCATAACACCGGTGGCATCCAATGCGTAACGCTTCGACGAGGTCGCGGTAACCACAGGAATTGGCGGTGTCAGGTTGAGCTTCGGCAGAACGGAGCTGGTCGCACCGTCCGGGAAGGCACTCCACATCGGGGTGTCTCCGCTGTAACCGCCCACCGTGACCGTTTGATTCGGCGACCACGTCAGTGACACCGGGGAAACGTTTTCAGGGAGCGGCAGAGCGCGCGGATGCGTCAACTTCCATGGTTTGTCGTCATGCCTTTCGATGGTGGCG
The nucleotide sequence above comes from Corynebacterium amycolatum. Encoded proteins:
- a CDS encoding fatty acid desaturase family protein, which translates into the protein MAISDIASYAHLSEEDVAEIGRRFAEIEKQHRDSLGQKDARYIRTLIRIQRTLEVTGRGLLMVPTAGMALNKLGLLPRSWKNTAHWGFKWAGISALGLAKILENLEIGHNTMHGQWDWMNDPEIHSATWEWDNSCPSSGWKHSHNFVHHKYTNVLGMDNDVGYGILRVTRDRRWKPSTLLQPVTNVVLASLFQWAVAFYDVELGRVFAGKKSWDEARPQLMEVLNKSGRQVIKDYVLFPAMAGPRYREVAFANMMANLARNLWAYAVIFCGHFPDDAETFTKEQYNTEDKSEWYLRQMLGSANFHGGLALSVLSGNLNYQIEHHLFPDMPSNRLAQISKQVQQICREYDLPYNTGSFPKQFFQVQRTLLKLSLPDRFLVADPDNAPEVRSEAAFKKYPQVEAELQSSSPQRKGLATGLRMLRRLRPGVREIVRAYTGRSTHTAGRG
- a CDS encoding flavin reductase family protein, with translation MGLKTKVSRVFKHLSTPLLPDDYTQLLNPLWSSRELRGQIEAINPTSPTSAELIIRPGWGMPTDFKSGQFIGLGVEVKGKYLWRSYSLTNAPRPHDGLLTINIRALNDGYVSQHLVANVKPGTVVRLAAPAGDFHLPEPLPARIAFVTAGSGVTPVISMLRDLSARNASVEVEHIHSYRGEAEAVFVNELRELEQRSAISALKYRLHAWNTETQPRIDAAAVTDIIADFGALASSASAYACGPVELLKSLESEFPELRTERFTVDRSAAEEAGGTVSFGSRGDVDVDGATTILEAAERVGVDLPYGCRMGICATCVQQLSDGAARDIRTGATFVAGERVRTCVCAPAGHARIEL
- a CDS encoding DUF6912 family protein; its protein translation is MRVYIPATFSMLEALKEDELFHARGGWGFAVTEALRDFFTEGDDEELADVAFDEAARASLRLLDAAEEKFPHRRVVISVDVEAEPQSDMGDAVVKVGGPISLADVAALHIDVEEAESKVEAAIEAVDKADLGDEDAELTVGDALEIPLAWYDVAELGMVVDFL
- a CDS encoding HAD-IA family hydrolase, with the protein product MRGMIIDYCGVLDGTDEDQARWRNLLVEARANGVGLAVLSNDPGGPSADPIRKLEDEGLVDAVVLSGEIGHEKPSAEAFNAAAAAIELPARDCVLVDDSIENIHAAVSNGMVGVFYQQFDRAVVEIAGLLGLEGEF
- the secA gene encoding preprotein translocase subunit SecA; this translates as MFSLSKLLRIGEGRAVKRLGNIADQVIAKEDEYAALSDDELRAKTEEFKKQLADGADVDDLLLDAFATAREASWRVLGQKHYRVQVMGGAALHFGNVAEMGTGEGKTLTCVLPAYLNALAGKGVHVVTVNDYLAKRDAEWMGRVHRFLGLETSVILSELSPDQRRKAYAADITYGTNNEFGFDYLRDNMAHSLDDLVQRGHHFAIVDEVDSILIDEARTPLIISGPADGDPHWYLAFSKIVPRMKRDIHYEVDERKRTIGIREEGVEFVEDQLGISNLYAPENSSLVSYLNNALKAKELFTRDKDYIIRNGEILIVDEFTGRVLAGRRYNEGMHQAIEAKEGVEIKNENQTLATVTLQNYFRLYDKLSGMTGTAETEAAELHQIYKLNVMAIPPNRPKQREDLPDLIYKTQEAKFAAVVEDIRECHEKGQPVLVGTTSVEKSEYLSKLLQREGIPHSVLNAKHHEKEAEIVAVAGRLGGVTVATNMAGRGTDIVLGGNPDIIADLNLRSRGLDPVETPEEYEEAWDAEIERVRQQSKEEADKVREAGGLYVLGTERHESRRIDNQLRGRTGRQGDPGVTRFYLSMRDDLMVRFNGQRMEALMNTLNVPDDVPIDSKVVSNSIKSVQAQVESQNFEIRKNVLKYDEVMNQQRKVIYAERRRILEGEDLKTQVRDMQDDVVDAYVNGATADGYVEDWDLDELWNALEQLYSPTFTAQELIDGSDFGTPGDLSADELSKALHTDISASYDQLEDAVSAIGGDDQMRNIERFTILNVMDQKWREHLYEMDYLKEGIGLRAMAQADPLVEYQREGYDMFTAMMDGIKEESVRQLFLIRKQVMPAVENTEGQENQAPALPTEAAEKNQQMTYSGPSEDGSAEQQRMDQEREGNRAQRRKAARKRRR
- the hpf gene encoding ribosome hibernation-promoting factor, HPF/YfiA family, which codes for MSTPADNNEVLSPNAQVTITGRNVEVPEHFADRVKAKLAKIERLDPTLTFFHVELQHEPNPRRADRSDRIQITATGKGHLARAEAKEDSFYAALESALGKMERSLRKVKARRKISRSGHRAPMSVGEATASLVAEAEAAAPEKADPYEDLVEDVRPGQVVRTKQHSATPMTVEDALSEMELVGHDFYLFVNEATSRPSVVYRRHAYDYGLIELAEEDEK